One region of Burkholderia pyrrocinia genomic DNA includes:
- a CDS encoding cyclic peptide export ABC transporter — protein MDSTQSKSPPWHSAATLMWRSHPWLTLGTVLTGLVSGIASIVGVGLISRVLHDQDDRQTLLMIFIAVNVIAVVCRSSAAVMPSYACMKVMTRLRVNLCKRILATPLDEIDRRGAPNILTMLTQDIPQLSQTLLTIPTIIVQSVVLVCSIVYLAYLSWIVFASTITQTIVGLALYLFFYRRAVNFTERVRDEFVQFNEYTHGLVFGIKELKLNRARRRWFTRAAIELSSKRVAGFNYIERFWFMSGDTIGQITVAVLLGFLLFGVPSFGVVDPSVLTASILAVLYMMGPLTMLISILPIVAEGKTALARLAEFGFLIDDGEDSRKEPPHPRTRESSANSWQLIELKDVKMNYRDNDSSVDFVLGPINMTIHAGELVYVIGGNGSGKSTLGKVLSGLYVPTEGHIALDGKVVDDAARERYRNLFSAVFTDFHLFNRIIGPDRENSSIELARKYLETLKLADKVEINGKDYSTTRALSTGQRKRLALLCAYIEDRPIYILDEWAADQDPVFKRFFYEVLVPDLKSRGKCVIIITHDDQYFKLADRVIRLDSGRIFSDTAMCAVQAEAAG, from the coding sequence ATGGATTCCACTCAAAGTAAATCGCCGCCGTGGCATTCGGCAGCCACCCTGATGTGGCGCAGTCATCCCTGGTTGACCCTGGGCACGGTCCTTACGGGCCTCGTCAGCGGCATTGCGTCGATCGTGGGCGTCGGATTGATCAGCAGGGTGCTGCATGACCAGGACGACCGACAGACGCTGCTGATGATATTCATTGCGGTGAACGTCATCGCAGTTGTCTGCAGGAGCAGCGCTGCCGTGATGCCCTCCTATGCCTGCATGAAAGTCATGACGAGATTGCGCGTCAACCTGTGCAAAAGGATCCTGGCGACCCCACTGGACGAAATCGACCGGCGCGGCGCCCCGAATATCCTGACCATGCTGACGCAGGACATTCCGCAGTTGAGCCAGACCCTGCTCACCATACCGACGATCATCGTTCAGTCCGTCGTCCTGGTATGCAGCATCGTCTATCTCGCCTATCTGTCGTGGATCGTTTTCGCTTCGACGATCACCCAGACAATCGTTGGCCTGGCGCTTTATCTGTTTTTCTATCGAAGGGCGGTCAATTTCACGGAAAGAGTTCGCGATGAATTTGTCCAGTTCAATGAATATACCCATGGCCTCGTGTTCGGCATCAAGGAACTCAAGCTCAACAGGGCCAGACGACGCTGGTTTACCAGGGCTGCGATCGAATTATCATCGAAGCGCGTGGCAGGATTCAATTACATAGAACGCTTCTGGTTCATGAGCGGCGACACCATTGGCCAGATCACGGTAGCGGTCCTGCTCGGATTCTTGCTGTTCGGCGTACCTTCGTTCGGCGTCGTGGACCCGTCCGTACTCACGGCGAGCATTCTGGCCGTGCTCTACATGATGGGGCCGTTGACCATGCTGATCAGTATTCTGCCGATCGTGGCCGAAGGCAAAACCGCGCTCGCCCGGCTGGCGGAATTCGGTTTTTTGATCGATGACGGGGAGGATTCACGCAAGGAACCGCCCCATCCGCGCACCAGGGAATCCTCGGCGAATTCATGGCAACTCATTGAGCTGAAAGATGTGAAGATGAACTACCGCGACAATGATTCGTCGGTCGATTTCGTGCTCGGCCCCATCAATATGACGATTCATGCCGGAGAGCTCGTCTATGTCATCGGTGGAAACGGCAGCGGCAAAAGCACGTTGGGCAAAGTACTCAGCGGCCTCTACGTGCCTACCGAAGGCCACATCGCCCTCGATGGAAAAGTCGTTGACGACGCTGCCAGGGAACGGTACCGCAATCTGTTTTCCGCGGTATTTACCGATTTCCATTTGTTCAACCGCATCATCGGTCCGGACCGCGAAAATTCGAGCATCGAGCTTGCCCGAAAATATCTTGAAACCCTGAAACTGGCCGACAAAGTAGAGATCAATGGCAAGGACTACTCGACAACCAGAGCCCTATCGACAGGGCAACGCAAGCGATTGGCGCTGCTTTGCGCCTACATCGAGGATCGCCCGATTTACATCCTGGACGAATGGGCTGCCGATCAGGATCCGGTCTTCAAGAGATTTTTCTATGAAGTGCTGGTTCCCGATCTGAAATCCCGCGGGAAATGCGTCATTATCATTACCCACGACGATCAGTACTTCAAGCTCGCAGATCGGGTCATTCGCCTGGATAGCGGCCGCATCTTCTCCGATACGGCCATGTGTGCCGTCCAAGCCGAAGCTGCAGGATGA
- a CDS encoding glycosyltransferase family 25 protein codes for MKSAPTIDNAFARKVCINLDRRPDRWEAMQRKFAEQNILTVERLPAVDARLVTVPESLSHMRAQDYGCTMSHLAAVKQAKAAGASEVLIFEDDAFFDPDFAARFPEFIAQVPNDWHMLFLGAYHFTPPIPVAPNIVKAVETLTAHAYVVRDSLYDAFIAINENPPAINDRNNLVLQQKFNCYCFEPNLVGQESGYSDIMDEVMPEKPLSYSLPIPDGW; via the coding sequence ATGAAATCAGCACCGACGATCGACAACGCTTTCGCCCGCAAGGTCTGCATCAATCTGGACCGGCGCCCCGACCGCTGGGAAGCGATGCAAAGAAAATTCGCCGAGCAGAACATCCTCACGGTGGAACGACTGCCCGCCGTCGATGCAAGGCTGGTGACCGTGCCGGAATCCCTGAGCCATATGCGTGCGCAGGACTACGGCTGCACGATGAGCCATCTAGCCGCGGTGAAACAGGCCAAGGCCGCGGGCGCGAGCGAAGTCCTGATCTTCGAGGACGACGCCTTCTTCGACCCCGACTTCGCCGCGCGCTTTCCCGAGTTCATCGCGCAAGTGCCGAACGACTGGCACATGCTGTTTCTGGGCGCCTATCACTTCACGCCGCCCATTCCCGTCGCGCCGAACATCGTCAAGGCCGTAGAGACGCTCACCGCGCATGCCTACGTCGTCAGGGACTCGCTTTACGACGCATTCATCGCGATCAACGAAAACCCGCCGGCGATCAACGACCGCAACAACCTCGTGCTGCAGCAGAAGTTCAATTGCTACTGCTTCGAACCCAATCTGGTCGGACAGGAGTCCGGTTACTCCGACATCATGGACGAAGTCATGCCGGAAAAGCCGCTGAGCTATTCCCTTCCGATTCCGGATGGCTGGTAA
- a CDS encoding helix-turn-helix transcriptional regulator, whose amino-acid sequence MFAMFSKLGKVISSAGSERFASDMHALLVESIPLAITRMTEWTLDEPAGEVVHVQSLGAFGAPGDDGRSTGPAAHGERQPAAHPLLNRIVAACDRQLIHINPLMRSGNGSEVAPLRGPGGGFQCHLVSCKANRRYVISLHRTASHCDFSLQEMSFLKNFADTLLPLVEWHASTRRHGDLEGTTMPAVEALRQEFESRLARAAVVLSARESEVCLGLLAGKMLRELAGELGVKESTVETYIKRAAVKLGISGRHGLTKWMIDDYVPCASAA is encoded by the coding sequence ATGTTCGCGATGTTCTCGAAGCTCGGGAAGGTGATTTCGAGCGCCGGCAGTGAGCGGTTCGCATCCGACATGCATGCATTGCTGGTCGAATCGATTCCGCTCGCGATCACCCGGATGACTGAATGGACGCTCGACGAGCCGGCGGGCGAAGTCGTCCACGTGCAATCGCTCGGCGCGTTCGGTGCGCCGGGTGACGACGGGCGCAGCACCGGGCCGGCCGCGCACGGCGAGCGGCAGCCGGCAGCGCATCCGCTGTTGAACCGGATCGTGGCTGCTTGCGACCGGCAGCTCATTCACATCAATCCGCTGATGCGCAGCGGCAATGGCAGCGAAGTCGCGCCGCTGCGTGGGCCGGGCGGGGGATTTCAGTGCCATCTCGTGTCGTGCAAGGCGAATCGCCGCTACGTGATCTCGCTGCATCGAACGGCGTCGCATTGCGACTTCTCGTTGCAGGAGATGTCGTTCCTGAAGAATTTCGCCGATACGCTGCTGCCGCTCGTCGAGTGGCATGCGTCGACGCGCCGGCACGGCGACCTCGAAGGCACGACGATGCCCGCCGTCGAGGCGCTGCGCCAGGAGTTCGAATCGCGGCTTGCGCGCGCGGCGGTCGTGCTGTCGGCGCGCGAAAGCGAAGTGTGCCTCGGCCTGCTCGCGGGCAAGATGCTGCGAGAACTGGCCGGCGAGCTCGGTGTGAAGGAGAGTACGGTCGAGACGTACATCAAGCGCGCGGCGGTGAAGCTCGGCATCAGCGGCCGGCACGGGCTCACGAAATGGATGATCGACGATTACGTGCCGTGCGCGTCGGCGGCGTGA
- a CDS encoding helix-turn-helix transcriptional regulator, with protein sequence MAGDASPVPAIRYRRVRRRVFKSCRQPCAQAQLQRLIRNPFMEFSRLFAHVGEAISSSGSRRFPRVMYSLISAAVPVDEIRISELAVDATPDGDLQVRSLGAVGAALAKAGPAAACYGPQMPPRPGASRLHVDDTLAGHGPTHALLHRFALMQAAIVPPRCAQFHLLTRKRGHYYLISLYRTNTFDDFTPREQTVLKELSHVLFPIVETHVAALDSTPPPAHAAAAAPPATQSGRERVARRFADRLRQAGVKLSTREIEACTALLAGDTVPAIAVRFALRESTVETYLKRAAVKLGFGGRHGLTRWMLDEAAGAASEAATGARRHGTRSVRRDRASPYIIGT encoded by the coding sequence GTGGCCGGCGATGCGTCGCCTGTCCCGGCTATCCGTTACAGACGCGTTCGCCGCCGGGTGTTTAAATCATGTCGGCAACCATGCGCGCAAGCGCAGCTTCAACGTCTCATCAGGAATCCGTTCATGGAGTTCAGCAGATTGTTCGCACACGTCGGCGAAGCGATCTCAAGCAGCGGGAGCCGACGCTTTCCCCGAGTGATGTACAGCCTGATCTCTGCGGCCGTCCCCGTCGACGAGATCCGCATTTCGGAGCTCGCGGTCGACGCGACGCCTGACGGCGATCTCCAGGTGCGCAGCCTCGGCGCGGTCGGCGCGGCGCTCGCGAAGGCCGGCCCGGCAGCCGCCTGTTACGGGCCGCAGATGCCGCCGCGCCCGGGCGCGAGCCGCCTGCACGTCGATGACACGCTCGCCGGCCACGGCCCGACCCACGCGCTGCTCCATCGCTTCGCCCTCATGCAGGCTGCGATCGTGCCACCGCGTTGCGCGCAATTCCACCTCTTGACCCGCAAGCGGGGCCACTATTACCTGATCTCGCTGTATCGCACGAACACGTTCGACGACTTCACGCCGCGGGAGCAGACCGTCCTCAAGGAGCTCTCGCACGTGCTGTTTCCGATCGTCGAGACCCATGTCGCGGCGCTCGATTCGACTCCGCCGCCCGCCCACGCGGCCGCCGCCGCGCCGCCGGCGACGCAATCGGGCCGGGAGCGCGTGGCGCGGCGGTTCGCCGACCGTCTGCGGCAAGCCGGCGTCAAGCTGTCGACGCGCGAGATCGAGGCATGCACGGCGCTGCTGGCCGGCGACACGGTGCCCGCCATCGCCGTGCGTTTCGCGCTGCGCGAAAGCACCGTCGAGACCTACCTGAAGCGGGCGGCCGTCAAGCTCGGCTTCGGCGGGCGCCATGGTCTCACGCGCTGGATGCTCGACGAGGCCGCAGGGGCCGCGAGCGAGGCCGCGACTGGAGCACGCCGACACGGCACGAGAAGCGTGCGGCGCGACCGCGCATCGCCGTACATCATCGGCACCTGA
- a CDS encoding cholesterol oxidase substrate-binding domain-containing protein, which translates to MSHDFRDEPAPRRAFLANMAKLAAAGVVTGWTPVYQVAAHALTAGATPPGFPADIPLYKQAFQNWSGEIAVQDVWTAAPRSADDVVATVNWARANGYRVRPRGYMHNWSPLTLDPSAGAANLVLLDTTKSLTAVSVDTSTSPARVTAQTGVSLESLLATLEQSGLGMVAVPAPGGITLGGALAIDAHGTAVPAAGETLQPGHTYGSLSNLVVALTAIVFDPARQQYVLRRFERSDPEIGAFLAHIGMAFVVEVTLTAGPNQRLRCQSFVDIPSSELFAPAGTSGRTIASFLDRAGRMEAIWFPFTTCPWLKVWTPTPSKPFLSRTVTQPYNYPFSDSISQSISDLVKRIVINGEGALTPLFGQTQLAITTAGLALTLSGDIWGWSRTVLQYIRPTTLRVTANGYAILARRADVQRLISEFVQFYQNRIDAYKVRGEYPINGPVEIRVTGLDKPADAGAGAVVPTLSALKPRPDHPEWDIAVWFDILTLPGTPGAGRFYREIEQWMLANYTGSYATLRPEWSKGWGYTDTAAWQDGTMLATTIPNLHREGQPPSSSWDAARATLERYDPHRIFRSPLLDRLMP; encoded by the coding sequence ATGAGTCACGACTTTCGAGACGAACCTGCGCCGCGTCGCGCCTTCCTGGCCAACATGGCGAAACTCGCGGCGGCCGGCGTCGTCACCGGCTGGACACCGGTCTACCAGGTAGCGGCGCACGCGCTGACGGCCGGCGCGACACCGCCCGGCTTCCCGGCCGACATTCCGCTTTACAAGCAGGCGTTCCAGAACTGGAGCGGCGAGATCGCCGTGCAGGACGTATGGACCGCCGCGCCACGCTCCGCCGACGACGTCGTTGCGACGGTCAACTGGGCCCGCGCGAACGGCTACCGGGTACGTCCGCGCGGCTACATGCACAACTGGTCGCCCCTGACGCTGGACCCAAGCGCCGGCGCCGCGAACCTCGTGCTGCTCGATACGACGAAGTCGTTGACGGCCGTCTCCGTCGACACGTCGACGAGTCCGGCGCGCGTCACCGCGCAAACGGGCGTGTCGCTGGAGTCGCTGCTCGCGACGCTCGAGCAATCCGGCCTCGGCATGGTCGCCGTGCCTGCGCCGGGCGGCATCACGCTCGGCGGTGCGCTTGCGATCGACGCGCACGGCACCGCCGTACCGGCGGCCGGTGAAACCTTGCAACCGGGCCACACCTACGGCTCGCTAAGCAATCTCGTGGTCGCGCTGACCGCGATCGTGTTCGATCCGGCCCGGCAGCAATACGTGCTGCGCCGGTTCGAGCGCAGCGATCCCGAGATCGGCGCGTTCCTCGCGCACATCGGGATGGCGTTCGTCGTCGAAGTTACGCTGACGGCAGGACCGAACCAGCGGCTGCGCTGCCAGAGCTTCGTCGACATTCCGTCTTCCGAACTATTTGCACCGGCCGGCACGTCGGGCCGAACGATCGCGTCGTTTCTCGATCGAGCGGGCCGGATGGAAGCGATCTGGTTCCCGTTCACGACGTGCCCGTGGCTCAAGGTCTGGACGCCGACGCCCAGCAAGCCGTTCCTGTCGCGCACCGTCACGCAGCCGTACAACTATCCGTTCTCCGATTCGATCTCGCAGTCCATCTCGGATCTCGTCAAGCGGATCGTGATCAACGGAGAAGGTGCATTGACGCCGTTGTTCGGCCAGACGCAACTGGCGATCACGACCGCCGGCCTCGCGCTCACGCTCAGCGGGGACATCTGGGGCTGGTCGCGCACCGTGCTGCAGTACATTCGGCCGACGACGCTGCGCGTCACCGCGAACGGCTACGCGATACTGGCGCGGCGTGCCGACGTACAACGCCTGATCAGCGAATTCGTGCAGTTCTATCAGAATCGCATCGACGCATACAAGGTACGCGGCGAGTACCCGATCAACGGCCCCGTCGAGATCCGGGTCACCGGTCTCGACAAGCCGGCCGATGCCGGCGCCGGCGCGGTCGTTCCCACGCTGTCCGCGCTCAAGCCGCGCCCCGATCACCCGGAATGGGACATCGCCGTATGGTTCGATATCCTGACGTTACCGGGCACGCCTGGCGCCGGTCGCTTCTATCGCGAGATCGAGCAATGGATGCTCGCGAACTACACCGGTTCGTATGCGACGCTGCGTCCCGAATGGTCGAAGGGCTGGGGCTATACCGACACGGCCGCCTGGCAGGACGGCACCATGCTCGCCACCACGATCCCGAACCTGCATCGTGAAGGCCAGCCGCCGTCGAGCAGCTGGGATGCGGCGCGCGCGACCCTCGAACGCTACGACCCGCACCGGATCTTCCGGTCGCCGCTGCTCGACCGGTTGATGCCGTAG